From the genome of Ignavibacteriales bacterium, one region includes:
- a CDS encoding GDSL-type esterase/lipase family protein: MKYFSKIIFLFLFSFIIHAQETKNVQPIKVACIGNSITYGSGIADREKNSYPAVLGRILGDGYDVKNFGVSGRTLLRKGDFPYWNEKTYQDALEFLPDIVVIKLGTNDSKPQNWKYKDEFEKDYVDLIDSFKKLKSNPKIFICKPVPAFHTAWGINDSVIVNEMIPMIENISREKNVEIIDLYAPFKDQGNLFSDGIHPNKDGAVMLAKEIYKAIIK, from the coding sequence ATGAAATATTTTTCTAAAATAATTTTTTTGTTCTTATTCTCTTTCATCATACACGCACAAGAGACCAAGAATGTCCAGCCGATAAAAGTGGCGTGTATAGGGAATAGCATTACCTATGGCTCCGGCATTGCAGACAGAGAAAAAAATTCATATCCGGCTGTATTGGGTAGAATTCTTGGTGATGGTTACGACGTTAAAAATTTCGGAGTCAGCGGAAGAACACTTTTAAGAAAAGGTGATTTTCCATACTGGAACGAAAAGACCTATCAAGACGCTCTTGAATTCTTACCTGACATAGTAGTTATTAAATTGGGCACAAATGATTCCAAGCCGCAGAATTGGAAATACAAAGATGAGTTTGAAAAAGATTACGTCGATTTGATTGATTCATTTAAAAAACTAAAATCGAATCCGAAAATTTTTATATGCAAACCTGTCCCCGCATTTCATACTGCCTGGGGAATTAATGATTCTGTAATTGTAAACGAGATGATTCCAATGATTGAAAATATTAGTAGAGAAAAGAATGTGGAGATTATCGATTTATACGCACCGTTCAAAGATCAAGGAAATTTATTTTCCGATGGAATTCATCCGAATAAAGACGGTGCGGTAATGCTGGCAAAAGAAATTTATAAGGCAATTATCAAATAA
- a CDS encoding beta-galactosidase, which produces MKNILFSLILLCVTLAAQTPKHTFSLSTDNFLLDGKPFQMISGEIHPARVPKEYWRHRIQMAKAMGCNTIAAYIFWNYHESSPGKFDFKTGNRDISRFIKIAQDEGMWVLLRPGPYVCAEWDFGGIPPYLLKIPDIKVRCMDPRYMKAVERYINTFSKIVKPLLITNGGPILMVQIENEYGSYGNDKNYLEALRNIWLKNGINVPFYTADGATPYMLEAGNIDGAAIGLDSGSNENDFEQAKKRNPNVPAFSSETYPGWLTHWGEKWARPDTTDLMKEVKFLMDNKKSFNFYVVHGGTNFGFTAGANSGSKGYEPDLTSYDYDAPINEQGSPTPKYFALRDLISKYVGKLPEIPKPIQTIEIPGIKMESFSSVWDNLPKSIWSVQPKPMEAYDQYEGFILYKTKLIGHKNGKLTITELHDYATIFLNGKYIGKLDRREAEKTIDIPMSDVKDPVLEIFVEAMGRINFAQQLIDRKGITDRVTLNGMALMNWEVCNLSFNSRYIQSIKQSTITQDRPGIFFKGTFELSKTGDTYIDMSNYKKGVVFLNGNNLGRYWEIGPQKRLYCPAPFLKKGKNEIVVFDLLALKSELISGKKN; this is translated from the coding sequence ATGAAAAACATTTTATTTTCATTAATACTTTTATGTGTAACACTAGCTGCTCAAACTCCTAAACACACATTTTCTCTATCGACTGATAATTTTCTTCTCGATGGGAAACCGTTCCAAATGATAAGCGGTGAAATCCATCCGGCTAGAGTTCCAAAAGAATATTGGCGGCACCGGATTCAAATGGCAAAAGCAATGGGATGCAATACGATTGCCGCATACATTTTCTGGAATTATCACGAATCATCTCCAGGCAAATTTGATTTTAAAACCGGGAACCGGGACATATCACGCTTTATCAAAATTGCGCAGGATGAAGGAATGTGGGTTCTACTGCGACCGGGTCCATATGTCTGCGCTGAATGGGACTTCGGCGGAATTCCTCCTTATCTTTTAAAAATTCCCGATATAAAAGTTAGGTGTATGGATCCGCGATACATGAAAGCGGTTGAGAGATACATCAATACATTTTCAAAAATTGTTAAACCGCTTCTTATTACAAACGGCGGACCGATCTTGATGGTTCAGATTGAAAACGAGTATGGAAGTTACGGCAATGATAAAAATTATCTTGAAGCTTTGCGGAATATCTGGTTGAAAAACGGTATTAATGTTCCGTTCTATACTGCTGACGGCGCAACACCTTACATGCTTGAAGCCGGAAACATTGACGGCGCCGCAATCGGTTTAGATAGCGGCTCCAACGAAAATGATTTTGAACAGGCGAAGAAAAGAAATCCAAATGTACCGGCATTCAGCAGCGAAACTTATCCGGGTTGGTTAACTCATTGGGGCGAAAAATGGGCACGACCGGATACAACAGATTTGATGAAGGAAGTAAAATTTCTAATGGACAATAAAAAGTCGTTCAACTTTTACGTTGTGCATGGCGGAACAAATTTTGGATTTACTGCAGGAGCCAATTCCGGTAGTAAAGGTTACGAGCCCGATCTAACAAGTTATGACTATGATGCGCCGATTAACGAACAAGGATCTCCCACACCAAAATATTTTGCGTTGAGAGATCTTATTTCCAAGTACGTTGGAAAACTTCCGGAGATACCAAAACCAATTCAAACAATCGAGATTCCCGGAATTAAAATGGAATCATTTTCAAGCGTGTGGGATAATCTACCCAAATCAATCTGGTCGGTTCAGCCCAAACCGATGGAAGCATATGATCAGTATGAAGGCTTTATATTATACAAAACAAAATTGATCGGGCATAAAAACGGAAAACTTACAATCACCGAACTTCATGACTATGCAACAATTTTTCTAAATGGGAAATATATCGGTAAACTAGATAGACGCGAAGCAGAAAAGACAATCGATATTCCCATGAGTGATGTTAAAGATCCGGTCCTCGAAATTTTTGTTGAGGCGATGGGAAGAATTAATTTTGCCCAGCAGTTGATTGATAGAAAAGGAATTACCGACCGGGTTACTCTTAACGGAATGGCTTTGATGAATTGGGAAGTTTGCAACCTTTCATTTAATTCGAGATACATTCAATCAATCAAGCAATCGACAATAACTCAAGATAGACCCGGAATATTTTTTAAAGGAACATTTGAACTTTCCAAAACCGGCGACACATATATCGATATGAGCAATTATAAAAAAGGCGTAGTGTTTTTGAACGGAAACAATCTGGGTCGTTATTGGGAAATCGGACCGCAGAAAAGATTGTACTGCCCTGCTCCATTCTTGAAAAAAGGAAAAAATGAGATTGTTGTATTCGATCTTCTTGCATTAAAAAGTGAATTAATTAGCGGCAAAAAAAACTAG
- a CDS encoding alpha-L-fucosidase, which translates to MKKLTIVLVLTCLAIILPQQSGNNKNRNFTFIKSTDSPEQIISKAANVVPTQQQYNWQKMELIAFAHFGMNTFTENEWGAGKEDPKLFKPTNFDARQWIRTFKNAGIKMLILTVKHHDGFCLWPSKYTEHSVKNSLWKNGKGDVVREVSHACKEFGLKFGVYLSPWDRNNPDYGDSPKYNEYFCNQLRELLTNYGEITEVWFDGANGEGPNGKKQVYDWQSYYKVIRELQPNAVIFGMAPDIRWVGTESGYGRVTEWSVIPIDLSKMDEKIASEKKPLDEIYQPHDIMGEDLGSREKISKANGLFWYPAETDVSIRPGWFYRSSQDTLVKSPEKLVDIYFNSVGRNSVLLLNVPPDKRGLLTDYDIKSLMGMKQLLNKTFRTNLAINAKIKSAGMKEIFNASLLIDNSTYWATIGTLDTASIEFILPKENRFDVAMLQEEIRVGQRIEKFHLDFWNGTDWIKFADGTTVGYKRLFHFKPIKTNRVRLVIEQSRLNPTISNFGLYKSAE; encoded by the coding sequence ATGAAAAAACTTACTATCGTTCTCGTACTCACATGTTTAGCAATCATACTACCTCAGCAGTCAGGCAACAATAAAAACAGAAACTTTACATTCATAAAATCAACAGACTCACCAGAACAAATAATTTCAAAAGCGGCTAATGTTGTTCCAACACAGCAGCAATACAACTGGCAGAAGATGGAGTTGATTGCTTTCGCGCATTTCGGTATGAACACATTTACAGAAAACGAATGGGGTGCCGGCAAAGAAGATCCGAAATTATTTAAGCCAACCAATTTCGACGCACGGCAATGGATTCGCACATTTAAAAATGCCGGAATAAAAATGCTGATCCTAACCGTGAAGCATCACGACGGATTCTGCTTATGGCCGAGTAAATACACAGAGCATAGTGTAAAAAATTCTCTTTGGAAAAACGGAAAAGGCGACGTCGTTCGCGAAGTATCACATGCTTGCAAAGAATTCGGTTTGAAGTTCGGAGTTTATCTTTCTCCTTGGGACCGAAACAATCCGGATTACGGAGATTCACCGAAGTACAATGAATATTTTTGCAATCAACTGCGGGAACTTCTTACAAATTACGGCGAGATAACCGAAGTCTGGTTCGACGGCGCAAACGGAGAAGGTCCGAACGGGAAAAAACAAGTTTACGATTGGCAATCTTATTACAAAGTGATACGCGAACTTCAGCCGAATGCGGTAATATTCGGAATGGCGCCGGATATAAGATGGGTAGGAACGGAATCCGGTTACGGAAGAGTGACTGAATGGAGTGTTATTCCGATTGATCTTTCAAAGATGGATGAAAAAATTGCGTCTGAGAAAAAACCGCTTGATGAAATTTACCAACCGCACGATATAATGGGTGAAGACCTTGGAAGTAGAGAAAAAATTTCAAAAGCTAATGGCTTGTTCTGGTATCCTGCCGAAACAGATGTTTCAATTCGTCCAGGATGGTTTTACCGTTCTTCACAAGATACTTTGGTAAAATCGCCGGAAAAATTAGTTGATATTTATTTCAACTCAGTCGGTCGCAATAGTGTTCTGCTTCTAAACGTTCCTCCGGATAAACGCGGATTGTTAACAGATTACGATATAAAAAGTTTGATGGGAATGAAACAGCTTCTTAATAAAACCTTTAGAACAAATCTGGCTATAAATGCAAAAATAAAATCCGCAGGCATGAAGGAAATATTTAATGCGTCTCTCCTAATTGATAATAGCACATACTGGGCAACAATAGGAACACTCGATACCGCATCAATCGAGTTCATTCTTCCAAAGGAAAATAGATTTGATGTTGCTATGCTTCAGGAAGAAATACGTGTGGGGCAGAGAATCGAAAAATTTCATCTCGATTTTTGGAATGGAACTGATTGGATAAAATTTGCGGATGGGACAACTGTAGGCTATAAAAGACTGTTTCATTTCAAACCAATAAAAACAAATAGAGTTAGACTTGTAATTGAACAATCACGATTGAACCCGACAATTTCCAACTTCGGTTTGTATAAGTCGGCCGAATAA
- a CDS encoding MFS transporter: MEHWSKSIRSYQWKTLFAAQLGWMLDAMDIMFYAFALTAIQSEFKLSSAEAGALASVTLIASAIGGIFFGTLADKIGRARALVFSIISYSIFTAMTATAQSIAWLILWRTLVGFGMGGEWSAGSVLVSESWPTEHRGKAIGIMQSGWAIGYILAAIISAVILPQFGWRILFVVGILPAFLTLWIRRNVPEPEIWIRNKENRKSKMTDSLLIIFKKPLLKKTLTASLLTTSVLFAYWGLFTWMPTFLSKPVEQGGAGLGIVKSSTWIVPMQIGAFFGYLSFGFLADRFGRRPVFLTFLIAAALLVPLYGQLARHEILLLVIGPFIGFFGHGYFSVFGAMLAELFPTNIRGTAQGFTYNIGRAFSALAPFIIGALADNYGIGSAFALTAFFFLLGAVIIFLLPETKGQQLT; this comes from the coding sequence TTGGAACACTGGTCAAAATCAATACGGTCCTATCAATGGAAAACTTTATTTGCCGCGCAGCTGGGCTGGATGCTCGATGCAATGGATATAATGTTCTATGCATTCGCACTTACAGCAATTCAAAGTGAATTTAAATTAAGTTCTGCCGAAGCCGGTGCGCTTGCATCGGTTACTTTAATTGCATCTGCAATCGGGGGAATTTTCTTTGGTACACTTGCAGATAAAATCGGAAGAGCGCGTGCATTGGTATTCTCAATAATCAGTTATTCAATTTTTACCGCAATGACCGCGACTGCACAATCAATCGCCTGGCTTATATTATGGAGAACTCTTGTTGGATTTGGAATGGGCGGCGAATGGTCTGCCGGCTCGGTTTTAGTTTCTGAATCATGGCCGACTGAACACCGGGGCAAAGCGATAGGAATTATGCAGTCAGGCTGGGCAATCGGATACATTTTAGCCGCTATTATTTCTGCTGTGATACTTCCTCAATTTGGGTGGAGGATTTTATTTGTAGTTGGAATTCTTCCTGCATTTTTAACATTATGGATCCGTAGGAATGTACCGGAGCCTGAAATCTGGATTCGGAATAAAGAAAATCGAAAAAGTAAGATGACTGATTCGCTTTTAATTATTTTTAAAAAACCGTTACTCAAAAAAACTTTGACAGCATCATTGCTTACGACTTCAGTTCTCTTTGCTTACTGGGGTTTATTTACCTGGATGCCAACTTTTCTTTCTAAACCGGTTGAACAAGGTGGAGCCGGTTTGGGAATTGTAAAAAGTTCAACATGGATTGTACCGATGCAGATCGGTGCGTTCTTCGGTTATTTATCATTCGGGTTTCTTGCGGACCGTTTCGGAAGAAGACCAGTATTTCTCACATTCTTAATTGCGGCTGCGCTGCTTGTTCCGCTCTATGGACAGCTCGCGCGTCATGAAATTCTGTTGTTGGTGATCGGACCATTTATTGGATTTTTTGGACACGGATATTTCAGTGTCTTCGGCGCAATGCTTGCCGAACTTTTCCCGACAAACATCCGTGGCACCGCTCAGGGCTTTACATATAATATTGGAAGGGCTTTTAGTGCTTTAGCCCCGTTTATAATCGGCGCACTCGCGGATAATTACGGAATCGGAAGTGCGTTTGCGCTAACAGCGTTTTTCTTTTTGCTTGGCGCAGTAATTATATTTCTATTGCCTGAAACAAAGGGACAGCAACTCACTTGA
- the pxpB gene encoding 5-oxoprolinase subunit PxpB: protein MNEQLQKKYPEIQFASDRSLLVKLGDEISREIHESVFKLFLTIRSAGIRGIQSIHPAYNSILITFDSFLIHPHDIHDRVKSLFTKESPVNIPASRMIEIPVCYDEEFAPDISVVAEHNSLTTEQVIQLHSRPEYLVYFLGFSPGFPYLGEMPKEIATPRLLTPRIKVPAGSVAIGGDHTGIYPLSSPGGWNIIGRTPLRLFSPEKEDPTFLKMGDRIKFVPITKNKFEHQKEVSEKLE from the coding sequence ATGAACGAACAACTGCAGAAAAAATATCCCGAGATTCAATTTGCAAGCGACAGATCACTTTTAGTTAAGCTGGGAGATGAAATATCACGTGAGATTCATGAAAGCGTTTTTAAATTATTTTTGACGATCCGTTCTGCAGGAATCCGCGGTATCCAATCAATTCATCCGGCGTATAATTCAATTCTAATCACTTTTGATTCTTTCTTGATTCATCCTCATGATATACATGATAGAGTAAAATCATTATTTACAAAAGAAAGTCCGGTTAATATTCCTGCTTCAAGAATGATTGAAATTCCAGTTTGTTATGATGAAGAATTTGCGCCGGATATTTCTGTTGTTGCCGAACATAATTCTCTTACAACGGAACAAGTGATTCAACTTCATTCTCGCCCGGAATATTTAGTTTATTTTTTAGGATTCTCGCCCGGGTTTCCGTATCTGGGAGAGATGCCGAAAGAGATTGCTACTCCACGGTTACTAACACCAAGAATAAAAGTACCTGCCGGGAGCGTTGCAATCGGCGGTGATCATACCGGAATTTATCCTCTCTCTTCACCTGGTGGATGGAATATTATCGGCAGAACACCGTTACGGCTTTTTTCACCGGAGAAAGAAGATCCGACATTTTTAAAGATGGGCGACAGAATAAAATTTGTTCCAATAACGAAAAATAAATTCGAACATCAAAAAGAAGTGTCTGAGAAATTAGAATAA
- a CDS encoding biotin-dependent carboxyltransferase family protein: protein MPLMKVIKPGFQSTIQDLGRFGFSDLGISISGAADVVSFRIGNLLLGNEESSSAIEMTLVGGEFLFDSDTIIAITGSDFQPTIDRIEIPLWTSIFVRSGQTISFGATQSGARCYLCIKGGFEIDNILGSFSTHLLTSIGGYKGRVLLSNDEINYAGCNFKYLQPLKVKREIALELMTREKIFITNAPQTDNFSPETLNLFSSSVYSVSEETNRMGLRLTGPMLEGINKQDIITEGVSLGAIQVSHDGNPIILFVEHQTTGGYPKIANVISAHLHKVGQLRPRDEIQFSFVSIEKAYEMRMHLESLISPMSLTLA, encoded by the coding sequence ATGCCGTTAATGAAAGTAATCAAACCTGGATTTCAATCTACAATTCAAGATTTGGGAAGATTTGGTTTTTCTGATCTCGGCATATCTATCTCCGGAGCCGCTGATGTGGTGTCATTTAGAATTGGTAATCTATTACTCGGTAACGAAGAAAGCTCGTCTGCAATTGAAATGACTTTAGTAGGCGGAGAATTTTTATTCGATTCAGATACGATTATTGCAATTACAGGTTCCGACTTTCAACCGACCATAGACAGAATTGAAATACCATTATGGACTTCAATTTTTGTAAGATCGGGACAAACAATTAGTTTTGGCGCAACACAGTCGGGCGCAAGATGCTATCTTTGTATTAAAGGCGGATTTGAAATTGATAATATTCTTGGAAGCTTCTCGACACATCTTCTAACAAGCATTGGCGGATACAAAGGGCGGGTATTATTATCAAATGATGAAATAAATTATGCCGGATGTAATTTCAAATACCTTCAACCACTAAAGGTGAAAAGAGAAATAGCGCTTGAATTAATGACACGCGAAAAAATATTCATTACAAATGCTCCTCAAACCGATAACTTTTCTCCCGAAACTCTTAATCTGTTTTCTTCATCGGTTTACTCCGTAAGTGAAGAAACAAACCGGATGGGTCTTAGACTCACCGGTCCAATGTTAGAAGGCATCAACAAGCAAGATATTATTACCGAAGGAGTATCGTTAGGCGCAATACAAGTTTCACATGACGGTAATCCGATTATTTTATTCGTTGAACATCAAACAACCGGCGGTTATCCTAAAATTGCGAATGTGATCTCGGCTCATCTTCACAAAGTCGGGCAACTTCGCCCGCGCGATGAAATTCAATTCTCATTTGTATCGATCGAAAAAGCATACGAGATGAGAATGCATCTTGAATCGTTAATTTCACCAATGTCTTTAACCCTGGCATGA
- a CDS encoding Gfo/Idh/MocA family oxidoreductase: MENNLKRRDFIKRSAMAGVGIAVSSVALADEIQQKLKSPAKVAPVAKPMEKVRIGYVGVGGQGTDHVSNLLKIKGAEIVAVCDIVEAHAARAQEMIVKAGFKKPELYTKSETDFKRLCQRDDIDLVYSALPWEWHVPVCLEAMNNGKHTATEVPAANTIEDCWKLVETSEKTGKYCIMMENCNYDKTEMMILNMVKKGLFGELLHTECGYLHDLRAVKHDLEGEGLWRRAHAMKRNGDFYPTHGLGPIAQCLDINRGNYFDYLVSFGTKTRGLHLYAEKRFGADSPQAKEKFVLSDVVTTLIKTMNDETILITHDTSSPRPYSRDIYVQGTKGLVRKYPEQKIYIEEEGKPDAWEKIDEYMKKYEHPIWVDLEEKSKGAGHGGMDFIEDYRLVNALLKGVEPDMDVYDAAVISAVCELSEKSIKQKGMPQKFPDFTRGMWKKKRELMVM; encoded by the coding sequence ATGGAAAATAATCTAAAGAGACGTGATTTTATTAAGAGAAGCGCTATGGCAGGTGTTGGAATTGCAGTAAGCAGCGTTGCGCTCGCAGATGAGATTCAGCAAAAATTAAAGAGTCCGGCTAAAGTAGCGCCGGTGGCAAAGCCGATGGAAAAAGTTAGGATCGGTTATGTGGGAGTCGGCGGACAAGGAACAGATCATGTTTCTAATCTGCTTAAGATTAAAGGCGCTGAGATTGTTGCCGTGTGCGATATAGTTGAAGCTCATGCAGCAAGAGCTCAAGAGATGATTGTAAAAGCCGGATTTAAAAAACCTGAACTATATACAAAAAGTGAAACTGATTTTAAGCGCTTATGCCAGCGTGATGATATTGATCTTGTTTATTCCGCTCTTCCTTGGGAATGGCATGTACCTGTTTGTCTTGAGGCAATGAACAACGGTAAACATACCGCTACTGAAGTTCCAGCAGCTAACACAATTGAAGATTGCTGGAAACTTGTTGAGACTTCGGAAAAAACCGGGAAGTATTGTATCATGATGGAGAACTGCAATTACGATAAAACAGAAATGATGATTTTGAATATGGTGAAGAAAGGATTGTTCGGCGAGCTGCTTCATACTGAATGCGGTTATCTTCACGATCTCCGGGCAGTTAAGCATGATCTTGAAGGTGAAGGTCTCTGGAGACGCGCCCATGCTATGAAACGGAACGGTGATTTTTATCCCACACACGGACTCGGACCAATCGCACAGTGCCTCGACATTAACCGCGGAAATTATTTTGATTATCTCGTATCGTTCGGCACAAAAACACGCGGACTTCATCTTTATGCTGAAAAAAGATTCGGTGCGGATAGCCCGCAAGCAAAAGAAAAATTTGTTCTAAGCGATGTGGTTACGACACTTATTAAAACTATGAACGACGAGACAATTCTTATAACACACGATACAAGTTCTCCGCGTCCTTACAGCAGAGATATTTATGTTCAAGGGACTAAAGGATTAGTTAGAAAATATCCGGAACAAAAAATTTATATTGAGGAAGAAGGCAAACCGGACGCTTGGGAAAAAATTGATGAGTATATGAAGAAGTACGAACATCCAATCTGGGTTGATCTTGAAGAAAAAAGTAAAGGTGCGGGACACGGCGGAATGGATTTTATAGAAGATTATAGATTGGTAAATGCTCTCTTAAAAGGTGTTGAGCCCGATATGGATGTTTATGACGCCGCTGTTATTAGTGCAGTTTGTGAACTGAGCGAAAAATCAATAAAGCAAAAAGGGATGCCTCAAAAATTTCCGGATTTCACTCGCGGTATGTGGAAGAAGAAAAGAGAATTGATGGTGATGTAA
- a CDS encoding alpha-L-fucosidase, with translation MKNNFFPSLMILILLFFYNISAQEYLQKYYPETDPLVLKQLEKWQDIKFGLLMHWGPYSQWGVVESWSICSEDEGWERRKIDNYVEYKKQYEGLKKTFNPTKFDPDKWALAAKEAGMRYVVFTTKHHDGFSMFDTKQTNFKITDPECAFSTNPKANVTKEIFDAFRKQGFMTGAYFSKPDWHNENYWWPNFATPDRNVNYNIPTYPDRWKNFVEFTHNQIMELMTDYGRIDILWLDGGWVRIKTDEEVKVQMLSAKYATRPQSQDINMPELVRKAREKQPGLIVVDRAVEGPYQNYLTPENQIPGKLLPYPWESCIIMGGGWSYTFNAKYKSAHELINMLVDIVSKGGNLLLNIAPSPEGTWDDEAYARLKELGAWMKINDEAIYNTRPVAPYREGKICFTRLKDGTTYAIYLADENEKTIPSEIKFPSSVVGDKTKIALLGSKNKLKLEKIGTEFIVRIPESLQKDPPCEHAWVIKISSN, from the coding sequence ATGAAAAATAATTTCTTCCCTTCACTCATGATTTTAATCTTACTTTTTTTCTACAACATTTCCGCTCAAGAGTATCTTCAAAAATATTATCCGGAAACCGATCCGCTTGTGCTCAAGCAATTGGAAAAATGGCAGGATATTAAATTCGGTTTGCTGATGCACTGGGGTCCATATTCTCAATGGGGTGTTGTTGAGTCATGGTCGATCTGTTCTGAGGACGAGGGCTGGGAAAGAAGAAAGATTGATAATTACGTTGAATACAAAAAACAATATGAGGGATTGAAGAAAACTTTCAACCCGACAAAATTTGATCCGGATAAATGGGCGCTTGCGGCAAAAGAAGCCGGGATGAGATATGTTGTATTCACAACCAAACATCACGACGGATTTTCGATGTTTGATACCAAACAGACAAATTTTAAAATCACCGATCCCGAATGTGCATTCAGTACAAATCCCAAAGCGAATGTAACAAAAGAAATTTTTGATGCTTTCCGCAAACAAGGATTCATGACCGGGGCTTATTTTTCAAAACCGGATTGGCATAACGAAAATTATTGGTGGCCGAATTTTGCAACTCCCGACCGCAATGTAAATTATAATATTCCGACTTATCCCGACCGATGGAAAAATTTTGTTGAGTTCACACACAATCAAATTATGGAACTGATGACAGATTATGGGAGAATTGATATCCTCTGGCTGGACGGCGGCTGGGTAAGAATTAAAACCGACGAAGAAGTTAAAGTACAAATGCTCTCTGCAAAATATGCTACCCGTCCCCAGAGCCAGGATATAAATATGCCGGAGCTTGTCCGCAAAGCAAGAGAAAAACAACCGGGATTAATTGTGGTCGACCGCGCCGTTGAAGGACCATATCAGAATTATCTTACACCGGAAAATCAAATTCCGGGAAAACTGCTTCCCTATCCGTGGGAATCATGTATTATCATGGGCGGCGGTTGGAGTTACACGTTCAATGCGAAATATAAAAGTGCCCATGAGTTGATAAATATGCTTGTCGATATTGTATCTAAAGGTGGAAATCTCTTATTGAACATTGCTCCCTCTCCCGAAGGAACATGGGACGATGAAGCTTATGCGAGATTGAAAGAACTTGGCGCGTGGATGAAAATTAACGATGAAGCAATTTATAACACACGTCCGGTAGCACCATACAGGGAAGGAAAAATTTGTTTTACTCGCCTGAAAGACGGAACGACTTACGCCATTTACCTTGCAGACGAAAATGAAAAAACTATTCCGTCAGAAATTAAATTCCCTTCTTCCGTTGTTGGAGACAAAACAAAAATTGCTTTGCTCGGTTCAAAAAATAAATTAAAATTGGAAAAAATAGGAACAGAATTTATAGTTAGAATACCGGAATCATTACAAAAAGATCCGCCGTGTGAACACGCGTGGGTAATTAAAATTTCTTCAAATTAA
- the pxpA gene encoding 5-oxoprolinase subunit PxpA, producing MKRVIDINSDVGERPEALVCGIEEKLIGLISSTSIACGGHAGDAHSILEIMKLCKKYDVGIGAHPSYPDRLNFGRSELNLSAEEITQFVYYQIESFVRIADANGFEVNHIKPHGALYNVAAKDEKTAIAISNGISKISKKFILYGLANSIMIDVWRNEGFNVAAEAFADRRYEDDGSLRSRNFFDAVYSDPEEAAQQALLIAKEGKILSRSGLEIPIDADTICIHSDTENSLEMIKEIRNKFLESGIGISRI from the coding sequence TTGAAAAGGGTTATTGATATTAATTCCGATGTTGGCGAAAGACCCGAGGCGTTAGTCTGCGGAATTGAAGAAAAACTTATTGGATTAATTTCATCTACAAGCATTGCTTGCGGCGGGCACGCAGGCGATGCTCATTCAATTCTTGAAATAATGAAACTTTGTAAAAAATATGATGTTGGAATCGGCGCACACCCGTCGTATCCCGATCGGTTAAATTTTGGCAGGAGCGAATTAAATCTTTCTGCTGAAGAGATTACGCAATTTGTTTATTACCAGATAGAATCGTTTGTTCGGATTGCAGATGCAAATGGATTTGAAGTCAATCATATAAAACCTCACGGTGCTCTCTACAATGTTGCGGCTAAAGATGAAAAAACCGCCATAGCTATTTCAAACGGAATTTCTAAAATCAGCAAGAAATTTATTCTTTATGGTCTGGCAAACTCAATAATGATTGATGTCTGGCGAAATGAAGGATTTAATGTTGCGGCAGAAGCATTTGCAGACCGCCGTTACGAAGATGACGGCTCACTCCGTTCAAGAAATTTTTTTGACGCTGTCTATTCCGATCCGGAAGAAGCGGCACAGCAGGCGCTTCTTATTGCCAAGGAAGGAAAAATTCTCTCCCGCAGCGGTCTAGAAATACCAATTGATGCCGATACGATTTGTATTCATAGCGATACAGAAAATTCACTTGAAATGATTAAAGAAATCAGAAATAAATTTTTAGAATCGGGAATAGGAATTTCTCGAATATAG